GGTGTTTCTTGACGAAAAGCTCCCGTTCCAGGTCGAGGAACTCCTCGACGAACGCAAGTTCGTGCTTCGCGTATTCTATGGCACATCCGATACCGACTGGATTAGGTATATTCGCTCTCAGGAATTCGTGAAACGAGTCACCTGGAGTCAGGAGCAGGATGGTGTATATAGACTCGTAGTAGAGCTTGAGGACTTCAATGTCTGGGGATGGGATAGCTATTACGAAGGCAATACGCTGACACTCGACATAATCCGCGGACCCTCCAAGTTGCGATCATACAAGGACTTGAGGATCATGCTGGACCCCGGGCATTCCGCAGATCCCGGTGCTATCGGGCCTACCGGACTTACGGAGGCCGAGGCGAATCTGTCCATTGCTCTCCGGCTGGCGGAAATGCTCCGTAAGAAGGGAGCGACGGTATTTGTGACACGGGTCGACAATTCGGATGTGAAGTTGTATGACCGTCCGAAAATGACGAGAGAACACAATTGCGATATCTTCATTTCGATTCACAATAACTCTGTTCCGGATGGCATGAATCCGTATTATGCGAACGGAACGTCTGCATACTACTACAATTCTCACAGCAAGGCACTGGCTGAATCGATATTGGCGCGGATGGTCGACCGAACCGACCTGCGCGATCACGGTTTGTTCTATGCGAATTTCGCGGTGACTCGTCCTACACAGTACATCGCTGTTCTTGCGGAATGTGCATTCATGATCATTCCGGAGCAGGAGGCGGCTCTGAGGACAGAGTCATTCCAGGAGAAATGTGCCAAGGGCATTCTCGAGGGTCTCGATGATTACCTGGATTCACTCGATGATGACTGATTCTCTCCCAGTCGCTATGACTTGACTGCGCCGGCGGTTATCCCGGATACGATCTGGCGCTGGAACAGTAGAAAGACAGCTATCACAGGAATCGCCGATATTGTCGATGCCGCGAACAGCTGTGGCCAATCGATTTGCTGATACCCCTGCAAAAGTGCGAGCATGACCGGAAGTGTTCGCATTGTCTCCGATGATGTCAGGATGAACGGAAGCAAGAATGAATTCCAGTTTGTCATGAAGACTTGCACGGCAAGGACCGCCAGCACCGGTTTGCACATCGGCGCGACCACCGAGAAAAGAATTCTCAGCTCACCCGCACCATCGATGCGTGCCGCCTCTTCAAGATCGGGCGGAAGCTCTCGGATGTACTGAGTGATCAGCAGCACGGCGAGTGGATTCACGAGGAAAGGCACAATAAGGGCGAAGTAGGAATCGTACCACCCGAGGCCTTTTATCAAGAGAAATAGGGGGATGATGATTATATGCACCGGTATCATCAGGACTGCCGCCACCGACAGAAAGAGGAGCTTGTTAAACTTGAGTTTGAACCGCGCGAAAGCATAACCGACCATCAGACAGAAGACGAGATTGCCGACTGTTACGATTCCGCCGACAACGAGCGAATTTAAGATTGAACGGCTGAAACCGCTGACTTTGAGGATCGAAGAGAGATTCTCAAGAGTGAACCTGTACTCAGTCAAATTGCGAAGGAGCGAGCCCGATGCAAAACTCTCGGAGAATGTTCCGAGAAGCATCCACCAGAGTGGCAGAAGCATGCCAATGAGGATCACCAGCATGAGAATCCATGTAAGAACGTTGCGAATCTTCATTCTGCAGTGCTCCGTCCAACGCGGAAGAGCCGCATTTGTATCAGCGCGAAAATCATGATCAGGACGAACAGTATATATGCTGCCGCCGATGCATAGCCCATGTCGAACCGATGCAGCCCTCGGTCATAAACAAAATAGACAGCGGTGAGCGTTGAGTTCAACGGTCCGCCTTTGGTCATGACGAATATCTCGACGAACACCTGGAAAGACTTGATGGTATTGATCAGTATTATGTAAAGTGCCATTGGGCGCAATTGCGGGAGCGTGATCCTGATAAATGATGACCATGACGATGCACCATCGATTGCAGCTGCTTCATAATGCTCCTGCGGGATTGATTTGAGTGCGGCGAGGAATAGAAGCATATAGTAGCCGGAGGCAATCCAGATGTCCATCGCCATAATGGCAAAGAGCGCCGTTGACTCAGAGAAAAGAAAGCCACGTTCCGGCGTCGGGATGCCAACCAGGTCGCAGAGCATCGTCAGGTAGCCGCCTCTGGAGTACAGATTCGTGAAAATCAATGCTATGACAACGAGAGATGTGATAGATGGAATGAAGTATCCCGATCTGAAGAATCGTGCTCCCGGTATCTTACGATTGACCAGCAGCGCAAGAGCTAACGCAAACAGAGTCGTGAATGGAATAGTCCCGACTACGAATATCAGCGTATTGAACAATGCCTTCAGGAAGTCCGAATCCATGAAAAGATTGCGGTAGTTCGCAAAGCCGACGAAGTTGATGGTTCGACCGAGCAATTCATAGTCTGTGAGACTTAGATAGAAAGAGTAGGCGAGAGGATAGAGCCAGAATAGCAATAGAGTGATAATCCAGGGTGAAAGATACAACAGCGCAGTTCTTCGGTATGAGAGCGGTCGATTGACGGCCATATCTCTATTCCAGCAGCTTTTTGATTTCGTTGGAAGCTTTTGTCAGCGCGGTGCTCGCATCTGATTTGTGGTAGATCGCTTCTTCTACAGCTCTTTCAATGATTTCCTCAATATACACCCACTCTGGATGGAGCGGTGAGGAGCGAGCGGTCATGATCTGCTGGAGAAATATCCATCGCAGTGCGTTCGGATCCTGCATCATCTTTACTGAAGCCATGATATTCGCAGGCGTAGGACTACCGACAGCTTTGCAGAATTCGTAATCCGGTATTTCTGAGGTCAGATAGGTGGCAAGCTTAAGCGCTTCGCTTTGATAGTCGGATGCCGAGTTAACAGCAAGATATTCTCCTCCAGCGAATGATACGGACACATCACCGGAGTCAGGGACAGGAATTACCCACCCGCCGACATCGAAGGGAGGGGGCTGTTTGTCAATGCGTTTCAACAGCCAGTCGCCGGAAATTATGAACCCGAGTTCACCCGCGAGGAACTTGTCATCGAGTGCGCGTTGCGTGTCCATGTAACCGACATCTGAGAGGGAGACATAATACTCTAATGCTTCGATAGCCGGCTGTTCACCGAGCAGCGATTCGGATCCATTGTCGGAGAGTATTTCGCCGCCATTGCTCCACAGGAACGGCAGAAACTTCTTGTAGAGCCGATGCCTCTCGGCAGAGTTCGAGCCGAAACCGAAATACGGCTCTCCAAGCGCCGTTATCTGCTTAGACTGCCGCAGCAAATCTGCCCAAGTGGCTGGAGGATCTGTATTACTTTCACCGGACCGTAATAGCAGATCCTTGTTGTAATAGAGAATCCTCGTTCCGAGCAGCCACGGGATAGCGTACGCTCGGTTCTGGTACAGCGCAGGTTCCCACATCATGAATTCAGCTTGTGCGCTGTCATGGAATTCGGATATATCTGCGAGAACGCCCTGCCTCGCGAATTCGCCGATCCAGTCTGATCCCAATTCGATTAAATCGGGAGCGGTTCTGGTAGAAAACGCAACGACTATTTTCTCGTGTCCGTCGGACCACGTGAGATCGACCAGATCAACAGTCACGTTGGGGTTAAGCTCTTCATATTCGCGGATTAGTCTTTCGATGGTCGGTTTGACTTCCGGAGAAGTCCAGAACTGCCAGAAGCTGAGCCGAATCTTGTTCGAGTCGGCACTGCCTCCACAACCGGCCAGCAAGGCTACAAGACAAAGCAATGCGATCTTCTTCATAACTTACAAGAGATGCGTCCAGCCACCATGAGTCAACATTAAAATCTGTTTTTGTTGACCATAACAGCCTGCTACGTACATTTGCTATTGATAAGAAGTCTGTGTAGGAGGTGCATCGTCCGGCATTCTGTGAGGGCATTCTGGCTGCTCCTGTTCTGCGTTATATCTGCGCTGTTCTGTCCTGTCGCGAGCGCAGAATTCACTGCCATTGATACTCCTTCCGATGGTGGCGGAAGTGTGACGCTTTGTTGGTCCGCGTATGATTTCGTTGGATCATCCGCCGCAGACACCCTGACAATTTATCGGCGCAATGTAGGTTCCATCGCCTGGAAATTGATAGCTGTGGCTGCATTGAGTGATGAATCGCACTTGGACGACTCTGTGGCTGATGGGAAGCCTTACGAATACATGATAGTGGCCAGAGGCGGTGATTCCTCATCGAATCTCTACGCAGGTCCGGTCTCTGCAAGTGCGCAGTGGTATAACGCACATCGCACGACTGTGCTCATCGGCACGCTCGTATGCGTCCTCACGCTCGTGGCTGTGACACTCCTGTCGAGACGCAACAAGCCATTCTATATTCGACCGATCAAAGGGCTCGAAGCAGTCGACGAGGCCGTCGGACGGGCGACTGAGATGGGCAAGCCTGTCCTGTTCACGCCGGGTTGGGGGGGAGACATCCAGCGGCCTACCACGATTGCCGCTTTGAATATCCTTCGCTACGTGGCTGCGAAAACTGCGGAGTACCGATGCGATCTGTATTTTCCAACTCACGATCCGGTAATCATGGCTGCGGCTGAGGAAGTCGTCCGCGAATCGTATATCGAGCAGGGACAAGCCGATATGTATAATGCTGACAATGTCTTCTATACATCATCGTCGCAGCTCGGTTATGCGGCAGCGGTGGATGGCGTTGTTTCTCGATATAAACCAGCCGCGATCTTTCTCCTCGGGACCTTCGAGGGAGAGGCGCTCATTCTCGCGGAAACAGGCAATTCTGTCGGTGCCATGCAGGTGGCGGGGACCGACTCCACAATACAGCTATCGTTCTTCATGGTAGCTTGCGATTTTACGTTGATCGGAGAAGAACTCTTTGCAGCCTCCGGCTATTTGACTAAGGATGCCAAGATACTGTCATCGGTGAAAGTGCAGGACTTCCTGAAAATTGCAATTGTCGCACTGCTCTTTGCCGGTGCAATCATGGTAACATTCGGATCGAACACACTGGCAGAGTGGATCGGACGAACGTAGGATATCAACTGTGCTGAACAAGAAAATGCCATTGGCGGTTTGCTTCCTTGCAGGCGTATTCGGGCTTGTTCAGTATTTCTCTCCACATCCAATGGTAGTGTCAACATATTCGACACTACTGGACTGGGTCCAGATCATATTTGCGTTTACACTGATTGTCGGCGTGTTGTCGGTCTTCCAGATGCACTTCAAGCGGATTTCACGCCGCGAAAGATTCTGGGGTTTCAGCATAATCACACTCATGGCTATTGTGGTTATGGCTGTGGCTGGCTTTGCCGGCGGAACAGACAGTGGATCGGTCTTTGTCTGGATGTTTGACAATATGCAGGTGCCTATGCAGTCGACGGTGTTCGCGTTGCTTGCGTTCTTTGTTGCATCGGCTGCCTACCGCGGATTTCGACTTCGCAATGTTGAGGCAGGCATCCTGCTGGCTACAGCGCTCGTGATAATGCTTGGAAGGATACCGGTCGGCGAACTCATCGGTGACTTCGTTCCTGCGAGTGCGGAGTGGATACTGAATGTTCCGTCAATGGCGGCCAAGAGGGCAGTGCTGATCGGTATCGGGCTCGGCTCCATAACCACGGCATTGCGCGTGATACTCGGGATTGAGAGAAGCTATCTCGGGAGGAATTGATGGATTTGTCACGACTCGACAGGAGGATCATATATCTTTTGCTGCTGGCAGCAGTCGCGATACCGCTGACTCTCAAGGTAAACCTGCCGGTCAGTGTTGGACCGGAGACGCAAAAAGTGTATGACGCCATAGATGCTCTGCCGCAAGGCAGCAGGATCATGATCTCGTTTGATATCGAGGCATCATCGCTGCCGGAGATTCAGCCGGTCGCAATTGCGATCATCAAACATGCATTCAGCAAGGACCTTCACATTATCGGACTCGCGCTCTTCTCTGAAGGTACTGCGATTGGATATAATCTCCTGTCGTCTATCGCTCGCAGCTATGACAAGGAATATGGCGATGACTTCATATACCTGGGATACCGTCCGCAGTACGTCTCTGCCATATTGGGAATGGGGGAGAATATCAGGGATGTCTTTCCGCTCGATTATCGCAACGAGAATTGGCTCGACTTTCCGGCATTTTCTGATCTTTCCGACTACGATGATATTCCCCTTGTAGTCTCCCTTGCAGATGGCTCGCTGCCGACGTACTGGGTCGAGTATGCCGGGGCACGATACGGCCAGAAAGTGGCCACGGGCCTGACTGCCGTGATGGCAACATCCTACTATCCGTATACGGCCTCCGGTCAACTTGAAGGGCTTGTTGGTGGGTTGAAGGGCGCTTCCGAATATGAGAAGCTGCTCGGCTACAGTGGCGGCGGACAGAGGGGCATGCTTGCACAGTCATCAGGTCACCTTATGATTGTCCTCCTTGTAATTATCGCCAACCTTGCCGCCTGGAGAAGGAAGCTCTGATGGAACTCGGTACACTTGTCGCACTCGTGCTGACTCTGCTGATCTTCTCATTCCTGTATAGGGAGAATCCATTCTATCGCTTTGCTGAATATCTTCTGGTCGGCATCTCTGTAGGGTATTATCTGGTCATAATATCGAGAAACACGATTTATCCGCTGGTGATCGATAAGCTATTTCTCAGAGGCGAGATGATTGTGCTGGTACCGGTAATTCTCGGATTGATGATGTTCGCACGCCTGAATAGGCGATGGGCGTACATGTCACGATTGCCGCTCTCCTTAATGATCGGCTTTGGAGCAGGCATATCGATTCCAGCGATGCTTCAAGCACGAATCCTTAAGCAGATGTCTGCTTCGATGCAGTCTCTTTTCACGATCAATGGCATTATCATCCTGGTTGGGATTGTCACCACGACGGCGTATTTTTTCTTCTCGCGAAAGCAAGAAGGCTTTTACGGTGAGTTCACGAAACTCGGAACCTATTTTCTCATGGTCTTTTTCGGTGCGACATTCGGATATACAGTGATGTCGCGAATATCGTTACTTATTGGTAGACTTGAATTTATACTGAGAGATGCAATTGGGTTGATTTCCTGATGATATGCACCAAATGCAGCACAGCGATGAAAGAGATCAAGCGGTCTTTCCACAAGCAGCGCAAGTGGATATGCCCTAAATGCGGTGCTGTGAAATTCCAGAAGATCAGAAAGAAGTGAACCCCAACTACCGACAATTAATATGGTGACTGACAGATATTGATATGGCAGATCTAAGGGAAGTAAAAATCGGCACTTCGGGCTACTCTTTTCTTGATTGGGTAGGTGTGTTTTATCCCGATGATATCAAGAAGGGCAAAATGCTCGATTACTATGTCAATCACTTTGACATTGTCGAAATAAACTCATCCTATTATAGGATTCCACATCCGAGAGTATTTGAGAATATGGAGAAGAAGACGCCCGATCATTTTGAGTTTATGGTCAAGACTCACATGAGCGTGACGCATGATCGAAAGGACGTCATGGCGCAGGTGGATGAATTCAAAGAGAGCATTAAACCTCTTGTTGATGCGGGTAAGCTGAGAGGCCTGTTGATGCAATTTCCATTCTCATTCAGGTGGTCACAGCAGAACCTGTCATATCTGGCGCGTGCAACCGGGTTGCTTGACAGATACCCGCTCTACATTGAATTCAGACATAGGGGATGGCATCGAGACGAAGTATTTGCACTGTGCGAGAAGGCGAACATCAGTCTCTGCTCCGTCGACGGTCCTCAGTTATCCTCGCTGCCCAGGCCGGAGCTATTCGAATGCGCGCGGAGGATATATGTGCGGCTGCACGGGAGGAATGCTGAGCATTGGTGGAATGGAGGGGCGCTCAGATATGATTATCTGTATTCCGAAAAGCAACTGAAGAGCTGGATAGATAATATTCGCGAAGCGAAGAGGGCAGCCGGTGAAATGTATGTCTTCTTCAACAACTGCCATCATGGTCAGGCTGTGCAAAATGCCAAAATGTTGAAAGAGATGATCAGGCGCGAGATTGACCAGGAGAGTGACAACAAATGAAACGCAGCAGACAGATATTCTTCATAGGAGCCGCGACATTGATTATGCTTGGCTGCTATCACCGTTTCGGGTATCCATTACGGAACTTCTTTGATGCTTCATTGTGCGCTGACGCTTATCTCGCTACTGTGACAATGCCACTTACTGACACATATTTCCAGACTGAGCGAAACGTAAGTCGAAAGCCTTCCGTGAACTGCAGCGCTGCGATCGTGATTGACAACTCCACAAATGAGATTCTCTATCAGAAGAACGCTGACGCCGTTCGGTCGATCGCTTCAATCACCAAGCTGCTGACCGCTATGGTATTGATTGACCTCGACCTCGATTGGGCCGAAGTAGTCAAAGTCAGCAGAGAGGATGCGAGTAACTCAGCTCGATCCAGGTTGAAGATTGGAGAGACCTTCTATGCCAGTGATCTGTTTTACATTATGCTCATCAACTCGGACAATCGCGCAGCCCGGACGCTTGCCCGGAGTACAGGTCTGTCAAATGCTGAGTTCGTAGCGCGCATGAACCAAAAAGCAAAATCGCTCGGAATGTACGACACGGAAATATATGAGGTGACCGGCCTCGACCAACGGAATGTGTCGACAGCTATGGACTGCGCTCGACTTATTGACGCAGCGCTGAAAGTCAAGCTGATAGCTACTGCCGCTACTACCGACCGCTACAGCTACCGATCGCTGAATCACAAACGCAGACGGGACATTGTTAATACGAATAAGCTGCTTAGCTCAGGGTGGAGTGTGCTGGGTGGCAAGACCGGTTACATTCAGAAGTCAGGCTATTGCTTTGTTACGCGTCTTTGTGATGACAACAATCATGATATCACAGTTGCAGTTCTGGGTGCGCCGGGAACGAATACAAGGTTTCGCACAGCCAGAACACTTGCATCCTGGGCATTCAAGAACCTAAACCGTTTTGATCAGGAGAGCCATCATGCCGAAAGAGGAAGTGACTGATCCGGGGTCGATCGAACAGCTTCAGTTCAGTATCGACGCTGTTGGCACAATAGTCAACACCGATCTCCCCAAACTTGCACGGTCGATTGCGCAGCTTGATGAGATGCTGAACAATGTCGATGCCGGCAGAAAGAGAGACAACCTCGTGCTCAAGGAACTCGGATCGAATATACAGGATATTGATGCCAAGCTGGACATGCTCCTCGGGAAAGTAGACATGCTGGAACGACGGTTCGCGGAACTCATGATCGAAGGTTGATGGGCCGCTGGATTTGTCGGGCGACCAGATACATCCATACTCGATCATCGAGTTAGTCTGGTCTTATTCTGCATTGAATCTGCTCCTACACTCCTGCCAGACCTAAAAAGATATTGACAGATTCCGAAGAATAGATTAAATATGGTTTCCATTTGGCGCCCTAGCTCAGTTGGTAGAGCAACGGACTGAAAATCCGTGTGTCCCCAGTTCAATTCTGGGGGGCGCCATTTGTTACTCCTACGAGCCATTAGCACCTCTTCAGCCGAACATCTAAACAGGACGCCTT
This portion of the Candidatus Zixiibacteriota bacterium genome encodes:
- a CDS encoding carbohydrate ABC transporter permease codes for the protein MKIRNVLTWILMLVILIGMLLPLWWMLLGTFSESFASGSLLRNLTEYRFTLENLSSILKVSGFSRSILNSLVVGGIVTVGNLVFCLMVGYAFARFKLKFNKLLFLSVAAVLMIPVHIIIIPLFLLIKGLGWYDSYFALIVPFLVNPLAVLLITQYIRELPPDLEEAARIDGAGELRILFSVVAPMCKPVLAVLAVQVFMTNWNSFLLPFILTSSETMRTLPVMLALLQGYQQIDWPQLFAASTISAIPVIAVFLLFQRQIVSGITAGAVKS
- a CDS encoding sugar ABC transporter permease codes for the protein MAVNRPLSYRRTALLYLSPWIITLLLFWLYPLAYSFYLSLTDYELLGRTINFVGFANYRNLFMDSDFLKALFNTLIFVVGTIPFTTLFALALALLVNRKIPGARFFRSGYFIPSITSLVVIALIFTNLYSRGGYLTMLCDLVGIPTPERGFLFSESTALFAIMAMDIWIASGYYMLLFLAALKSIPQEHYEAAAIDGASSWSSFIRITLPQLRPMALYIILINTIKSFQVFVEIFVMTKGGPLNSTLTAVYFVYDRGLHRFDMGYASAAAYILFVLIMIFALIQMRLFRVGRSTAE
- a CDS encoding extracellular solute-binding protein, translated to MKKIALLCLVALLAGCGGSADSNKIRLSFWQFWTSPEVKPTIERLIREYEELNPNVTVDLVDLTWSDGHEKIVVAFSTRTAPDLIELGSDWIGEFARQGVLADISEFHDSAQAEFMMWEPALYQNRAYAIPWLLGTRILYYNKDLLLRSGESNTDPPATWADLLRQSKQITALGEPYFGFGSNSAERHRLYKKFLPFLWSNGGEILSDNGSESLLGEQPAIEALEYYVSLSDVGYMDTQRALDDKFLAGELGFIISGDWLLKRIDKQPPPFDVGGWVIPVPDSGDVSVSFAGGEYLAVNSASDYQSEALKLATYLTSEIPDYEFCKAVGSPTPANIMASVKMMQDPNALRWIFLQQIMTARSSPLHPEWVYIEEIIERAVEEAIYHKSDASTALTKASNEIKKLLE
- a CDS encoding DUF72 domain-containing protein; the encoded protein is MADLREVKIGTSGYSFLDWVGVFYPDDIKKGKMLDYYVNHFDIVEINSSYYRIPHPRVFENMEKKTPDHFEFMVKTHMSVTHDRKDVMAQVDEFKESIKPLVDAGKLRGLLMQFPFSFRWSQQNLSYLARATGLLDRYPLYIEFRHRGWHRDEVFALCEKANISLCSVDGPQLSSLPRPELFECARRIYVRLHGRNAEHWWNGGALRYDYLYSEKQLKSWIDNIREAKRAAGEMYVFFNNCHHGQAVQNAKMLKEMIRREIDQESDNK
- a CDS encoding serine hydrolase, producing MKRSRQIFFIGAATLIMLGCYHRFGYPLRNFFDASLCADAYLATVTMPLTDTYFQTERNVSRKPSVNCSAAIVIDNSTNEILYQKNADAVRSIASITKLLTAMVLIDLDLDWAEVVKVSREDASNSARSRLKIGETFYASDLFYIMLINSDNRAARTLARSTGLSNAEFVARMNQKAKSLGMYDTEIYEVTGLDQRNVSTAMDCARLIDAALKVKLIATAATTDRYSYRSLNHKRRRDIVNTNKLLSSGWSVLGGKTGYIQKSGYCFVTRLCDDNNHDITVAVLGAPGTNTRFRTARTLASWAFKNLNRFDQESHHAERGSD